One Saccharopolyspora erythraea NRRL 2338 genomic region harbors:
- a CDS encoding CoA transferase subunit A gives MARILSLEEAIAELVHDGDTVALEGFTHLIPVAAGHEIIRQGRRGLTLCRMTPDIVYDQMIGAGCASKLVFSWGGNPGVGSLHRFRDAIQNSWPVPLEIEEHSHAGMANRYVAGASGLPFAVLRGYTGTDLPDHTANIKTIECPFTGEALTAVPALNPDVGIVHAQQADRSGNVQLWGITGVQKEAVLASRRSLVTVEEIVDELRPRPGAVVLPKWAITAVAEVPGGAHPSYAQGYSERDNAFYREWDPIARDRETFENWLGTDVLRAERSTR, from the coding sequence GTGGCGCGGATCCTGTCGCTGGAAGAGGCGATCGCGGAACTGGTGCACGACGGCGACACGGTCGCGCTCGAGGGCTTCACACACCTGATCCCGGTGGCCGCCGGGCACGAGATCATCCGCCAGGGGCGTCGCGGCCTGACGCTGTGCCGGATGACGCCCGACATCGTCTACGACCAGATGATCGGCGCGGGCTGCGCGAGCAAGCTCGTCTTCTCCTGGGGCGGCAACCCGGGCGTGGGGTCGCTGCACCGCTTCCGCGACGCCATCCAGAACTCCTGGCCGGTGCCGCTGGAGATCGAGGAGCACAGCCACGCCGGGATGGCCAACCGCTACGTCGCGGGAGCGTCCGGTCTGCCGTTCGCCGTGCTCCGCGGCTACACCGGCACCGACCTGCCCGACCACACCGCGAACATCAAGACCATCGAATGCCCGTTCACCGGGGAGGCGCTGACCGCGGTGCCCGCGCTCAACCCCGACGTCGGGATCGTGCACGCCCAGCAGGCCGACCGCTCCGGCAACGTGCAGCTGTGGGGCATCACCGGGGTGCAGAAGGAGGCGGTGCTGGCCTCGCGGCGCAGCCTGGTCACCGTCGAGGAGATCGTCGACGAGCTGCGGCCCCGGCCGGGCGCGGTGGTGCTGCCGAAGTGGGCGATCACCGCCGTGGCCGAGGTCCCGGGCGGCGCACATCCTTCCTACGCGCAGGGGTACTCCGAACGCGACAACGCCTTCTACCGCGAATGGGACCCCATCGCCCGCGACCGCGAGACGTTCGAGAACTGGCTGGGCACCGATGTGCTGCGAGCGGAGAGGAGCACCCGATGA
- a CDS encoding 3-oxoadipate--succinyl-CoA transferase subunit B — protein sequence MTAREYTADEMMTVSASRSLRDGTACFVGIGLPSTAANLARRTHAPELVLIYESGTLGAKPDRLPLSIGDGVLADTADAVVGVAEIFNYWLQPGRIETGFLGGAQVDRFGNINTTVIGGDYEHPKVRLPGAGGAPEIAASCREVLIVMRQSTRAFVDRLDFVTSVGYGDGPGSRERHGLRGRGPVKVITDLGVLEPDPRTLELTLTRLNPGVEVEQARAATGWDLRVADELTVQEPPTGEELDVLRRLKATIEE from the coding sequence ATGACCGCGCGGGAGTACACCGCCGACGAGATGATGACGGTCTCGGCGTCCCGGTCGCTGCGCGACGGCACCGCGTGCTTCGTCGGCATCGGCCTGCCGAGCACGGCGGCCAACCTGGCCCGGCGCACCCACGCGCCGGAGCTGGTGCTGATCTACGAGTCGGGCACGCTCGGGGCCAAGCCGGACCGGCTGCCGCTGTCGATCGGCGACGGCGTGCTCGCCGACACCGCCGACGCGGTGGTGGGCGTGGCGGAGATCTTCAACTACTGGCTGCAGCCCGGCCGCATCGAGACCGGCTTCCTCGGCGGTGCCCAGGTGGACCGCTTCGGCAACATCAACACGACGGTGATCGGCGGCGACTACGAGCACCCGAAGGTGCGGCTGCCCGGTGCCGGGGGCGCGCCCGAGATCGCCGCGTCCTGCCGGGAGGTGCTGATCGTCATGCGCCAGAGCACCCGGGCCTTCGTCGACCGGCTCGACTTCGTCACCTCGGTGGGATACGGGGACGGGCCGGGCAGCCGCGAGCGGCACGGGCTGCGCGGCCGCGGCCCGGTCAAGGTGATCACCGACCTCGGCGTGCTGGAACCGGACCCGCGGACCCTCGAGCTCACCCTGACCAGGTTGAACCCGGGCGTGGAGGTGGAGCAGGCACGCGCGGCGACGGGCTGGGACCTGCGCGTCGCCGACGAGCTCACCGTCCAGGAACCGCCCACCGGCGAGGAGCTCGACGTCCTGCGGCGGCTCAAAGCCACGATCGAGGAGTAG